One Desertibacillus haloalkaliphilus genomic window, TAATTGAATTATGTACTTACAAAAACGTCATAAAAATGAAAAAGAGTAGGAACAATCACATAGAGTGATTCATCCTACTTCTTAGAAAATAGTTATCCAATACTGTAATGTCAACATTTTGTATATAAAATCCAATCGTTTTCCTCAATAGTATTGTAACAATCTGATAGTTGTTTCCCTGCAATGTAAACAAACGCTTCTCTTTCCCCCTCTTCTGTATATACAGTCCTCACCACTCGCTCATACTCATTTGATTTACGACCAGATACGTAGTCTTCTAATTGATCGAGCTGCACTAATTCATCGGTTGTAACTTCATATAATTCACCTGATACTTTAC contains:
- a CDS encoding gamma-glutamylcyclotransferase family protein, whose amino-acid sequence is KVSGELYEVTTDELVQLDQLEDYVSGRKSNEYERVVRTVYTEEGEREAFVYIAGKQLSDCYNTIEENDWILYTKC